GTGTGCGTGCGCGAGTAGGTCTTGGTGACGTGGTGAAAATGAATCATCGTCGGCCCCTTTGCGGATAGGTTATATCACCCCGCCCGGCTCGGGTCAGGCCCAGCTGCGGAGCGCCTCCTCGAGCAGCCCCAAGACGGCCTCCGCGTCGGCGCCGTAAGCAACCTGGACGTTGGGCCGCCTCTGCCCTTTGACGCCGCGCTCGTCTACTAAGGTCATGCCGCGGGTGTGCTCGCCGCGCAGCTCGATAGCCACGCGCCGCGGCGCGAAGGTGAAGAGCTCGGGATGGCTGAGGGCGAGAACCGCGCAGGGGTCGTGGAGCGGGCCTCGCTGCCGACCGGAAAACTTTTTGGCGTAAGCGTTGCCGTAGAACTCGAGCAGGTCGGCGACGAAGACGGCCGCCCGGCCACCAAAGGCCCGCCAGCGGAGGGTGTGCTCAGGCGTGACCATGACCTGGTGCGTGACGTTGAGGCCGCACATCATGAGCGGCACCCCGCAGCTGAAGACGATGTCGGCGGCTTCGGGGTCGAAGAAGATGTTGAACTCGGCGGCCGGCGTGACGTTGCCGAAGCTGGCGCTGCCACCCATGAGGCTGATACCCTTGAGCCTCTTGGCGATGTCGGGCGCGCAGCGCAGGGCCAGGGCCAGGTTGGTCAGCGGCCCGGTCGCCACGAGGTAGAGGTCGCCATACCTCCTCGCGCTGTCGATGATAAAACCCACCGCGTCACGGCTGGCGACCTCGCGCCCCAGTTCGGGCAGTGCGGGGCCGTCCAGGCCGGTATTGCCGTGGATGAACTGGGCGTGCTTGGGCTCGCTCAGGAGCGGCCTGGCGGCGCCGGCGTGAACGGGCACCTCGAGGCCGAAAATCTGGCAGGTGACGAGCGCGTTCCTGGTGGTGAGATCCAGCGCGACGTTGCCGCTCACCGTGGTGACGCCCACCAGTTCGCAGTGTAGGGCGGCCATGAGCATGGCGACCGCGTCGTCGTGACCGGGATCGCAGTCGAGAAGGACACGCGGCTTCCTTCTGACCGCTGAGGTTGTTCTGGTCTTTGCGATGGTGACGCTCCCTCTATGCGGGGTCTAGGGGCTAGGTTCTGGGGTTTTGACTTTTCCCTAGCCCCTGACCCCTGACCCCTGACCCCTGACTCCTGACCCCTGTCTCACCCTACCAGCGCTTCGGCGCTGACGGTGGCGTCCGCGTCCTTGTCGAGGGCTTCCTCGGGCAGCATCACCATCGCCGAGACGACCCGGTCGTCCTCACCCAGCCGCATGATGGTGACGCCCTGCGACGAGCGGCCATAGGTGCTGACCTGTGAGACCCGGGTGCGGATCAGGACGCCGCCCTCGGACAGGACCAGGAGCTCCTCGTCGCCCGCCACGTTGGCGAGGCTGACCAGGCCGCCGGTCTTGTCGGTCACCCTGAGCGTGATCACGCCCTGGCCGCCGCGGCCCTGCACGGGATACTCGCCCAAGGAGGTGCGCTTGCCGAAGCCGTGCTCGGAGACCGCCAGGAGTTCGGCGCTGTCGAGTCGCTCTTCGCTCACTACCGTCATGCTGATGAGCACGTCGCCCCGCTTGAGGCGGATGCCCCTGACGCCCTGGGTGGCGCGGCCGGTGTCGCGAACTTCGCTCTCGTCGAAGCGGATGGCCTGGCCGTCGCGGCTGGCCACGATCACATGGGAAGTGCCGCTGGTCACGCGCACCGCCACCAGCTCGTCGCCGTCCATCAGGTTGAGGGCGATCAGGCCCGAGGCGTTGATGTTGCCGTACTCGCGGATCGCCGTCTTCTTGACCATGCCCTGGCGGGTGGCGAAGACGAAGTAGCCGTCGGCGTCGAAGCTCTTGACCGACAAGACCGTCTCGACGTTTTCGTCGCCCTCTAAGGGCAGGATGTTGCGCAGGTGTGCGCCGCGCGCGGCGCGCTCGGCCTCGGGCAGGTCGTAGATCTTCTCGCGGTAGACCCGGCCCCGGTCGGTGAAGAAGAGCAGGTAGTCGTGGGTCGAGCCCACGATCATCAGCGAGTTGAAGTCGTCCTCTTTTTGCTTCTGGGCGCTCACCCCGCGGCCGCCGCGAGCCTGGGCGCGGTAGCTCGTCAGGGCGGTGCGCTTGATGTAGCCGCCCTTGGTCAAGGTCACGACCATCTCCTCCTCGGCGATCAGGTCCTCCTTGCTGATGTCGCCCTCCAAGTCGCTGATCTGGGTGCGGCGCGGGTCGCTGAAGCGCTTCTTGATGTCCTTCAGCTCGCTTCTGATGACCCGCCACAGTTCCCCTTCGTCGTTCAGGATGGTCTGCAGGTAGGCGATCGTCTCCATCAGCTCGCGGTACTCGGCCTGGACCTTTTCGCGCTCCAAGCCGGTCAGGCGCTGCAAACGCATGTCGAGCACGGCCTGGGCTTGCGCGTCCGAAAGGCTGAACTCGCCCCTCAGGCCGGTCTTGGCCTCGGGGCCGTCCTTTGACGCCCGGATCAGGGCGATGACCTCGTCCATGCGGTCGAGGGCAATGAGATAGCCCTCCAGGATGTGCGCCCGCTCTCTCGCCTTG
The genomic region above belongs to Deinococcota bacterium and contains:
- a CDS encoding nucleoside hydrolase → MLMAALHCELVGVTTVSGNVALDLTTRNALVTCQIFGLEVPVHAGAARPLLSEPKHAQFIHGNTGLDGPALPELGREVASRDAVGFIIDSARRYGDLYLVATGPLTNLALALRCAPDIAKRLKGISLMGGSASFGNVTPAAEFNIFFDPEAADIVFSCGVPLMMCGLNVTHQVMVTPEHTLRWRAFGGRAAVFVADLLEFYGNAYAKKFSGRQRGPLHDPCAVLALSHPELFTFAPRRVAIELRGEHTRGMTLVDERGVKGQRRPNVQVAYGADAEAVLGLLEEALRSWA